Proteins from one bacterium genomic window:
- a CDS encoding phosphoenolpyruvate synthase, producing the protein MTQDAKANALHSLDAHELGGKALNLRALSAQGLPVPPWAIVPTSMFKRFMAASGLEAVIRTLVAGLDFEKPDAARTASETIRRLFDSSEIPEAMTRELKRAYKDQFAPETYVAVRSSAVGEDGAKDSFAGQMDSFLFVKGTEAVLKSIKRCWASAYSERAIAYRHLKGLDPVKAEVAVIVQEMVPADVSGVMFTADPLTGDRDTVVINGTYGLGEGIVSGALDTDSFTVNKKTKHLTTETVNKPKKIAFASRRGHGTYEANVAAEQQDIPCLTDEQAQALANWGMKVEAHFGKPQDIEWAIANDRIYILQARPITNLKVPQTTVGKEIIWDNSNITESYSGVTSPLTFSFASHAYNIVYNQVSAVLGIPEETIKANEQTYRNLLGLVRGRVFYNLGNWYQMTSLLPGFNYNKGFMDQMMGVKEKADYQKGEKNYSELPKLLYVCWRLLDNYRRIDKSVAWFQGNFERAYAHYKTYDWKAMRPDEIKVAFHDLEQKLLWQWKAPILTDISAMVFYGVLKKLCVGWCGDETGSLQNDLLCGEGEIESTEPTKAIMRMALAARADEALRAFFESNHEREIWGLLQQDDRFPTMRAQVQDFLDKYGYRCMNELKLEEKNLKEDPSFVFAMVKNYLKMPSLDIAAMEANEKRIRTEAETLVRQKLGGNPLKHAFFNWVLMNARRHVKNRENMRFARTKIFGLLRDMFQSIGRTFAGWDLLDDAQDVFYLNLDEIWGFIQGTATSTNLRGLAALRKEEFARYRAEEIDDRFKSYGTVHFANHFVGEQPEDQGESDPNVLKGISCCPGVVKEKVRVIRSPEDDMRLNGEILVAERTDPGWVPLYPAASGLLIERGSILSHSAIVARELGLPTIVGIKGLTRRVQDGQVVEMDARQGTVRL; encoded by the coding sequence ATGACACAAGACGCTAAAGCAAACGCGCTGCACTCCCTCGACGCTCACGAGCTGGGCGGCAAGGCCCTCAACCTCCGGGCGCTGAGCGCCCAAGGGCTGCCCGTGCCCCCCTGGGCCATCGTGCCAACGAGCATGTTCAAACGCTTCATGGCAGCCTCCGGCCTCGAAGCCGTCATCCGGACCCTGGTCGCGGGCCTCGACTTCGAGAAGCCCGACGCGGCCAGGACCGCGAGCGAGACCATCCGGCGCCTCTTCGACTCCAGCGAGATCCCGGAGGCCATGACCCGCGAGCTCAAGCGCGCCTACAAAGACCAGTTCGCGCCCGAGACCTACGTGGCGGTGCGTTCGTCGGCGGTCGGCGAAGACGGCGCCAAGGACTCGTTCGCTGGTCAGATGGACTCCTTCCTGTTCGTGAAGGGCACCGAGGCCGTCCTCAAGAGCATCAAGCGCTGCTGGGCCTCCGCCTACTCGGAGCGGGCGATCGCCTATCGCCACCTCAAGGGCCTGGACCCGGTGAAGGCCGAAGTCGCCGTCATCGTCCAGGAGATGGTGCCTGCCGACGTCTCGGGGGTCATGTTCACGGCCGACCCGCTCACGGGCGATCGCGACACGGTGGTCATCAACGGCACCTACGGCCTGGGCGAGGGCATCGTGTCGGGGGCGCTCGACACCGACTCGTTCACTGTCAACAAGAAGACAAAGCACCTCACCACCGAGACCGTAAACAAGCCCAAGAAGATCGCTTTCGCCTCGCGGCGCGGCCATGGGACCTACGAAGCCAACGTCGCAGCAGAGCAACAAGACATCCCGTGCCTGACCGATGAGCAGGCCCAGGCCCTCGCCAACTGGGGCATGAAGGTCGAAGCCCACTTCGGCAAGCCCCAGGACATCGAGTGGGCGATCGCGAACGACCGGATCTACATCCTCCAGGCCCGGCCCATCACCAACCTCAAGGTGCCCCAGACGACCGTCGGCAAGGAGATCATCTGGGACAACTCGAACATCACCGAGAGCTACTCGGGGGTGACCTCGCCCTTGACCTTCTCCTTTGCCTCTCACGCCTACAACATCGTCTACAACCAGGTCTCGGCGGTGCTCGGCATCCCCGAGGAGACCATCAAGGCCAACGAGCAGACCTACCGCAACCTGCTCGGCCTGGTGCGCGGCCGGGTCTTCTACAACCTCGGCAACTGGTACCAGATGACCTCCCTGTTGCCCGGCTTCAACTACAACAAGGGCTTCATGGACCAGATGATGGGGGTCAAGGAGAAGGCCGACTATCAGAAGGGCGAGAAGAACTACTCGGAGCTGCCCAAGCTGCTGTACGTCTGCTGGCGGCTACTCGACAACTACCGCCGGATCGACAAGAGCGTCGCGTGGTTCCAGGGCAACTTCGAGCGTGCCTACGCGCACTACAAGACCTACGACTGGAAGGCCATGCGCCCTGACGAGATCAAGGTGGCCTTCCATGACCTCGAACAGAAGCTGCTCTGGCAGTGGAAGGCCCCCATCCTGACCGACATCTCAGCCATGGTCTTCTACGGGGTTCTCAAGAAGCTGTGCGTGGGCTGGTGCGGCGACGAGACGGGCTCGCTCCAGAACGACCTTTTGTGTGGCGAGGGCGAGATCGAATCCACCGAGCCCACCAAGGCCATCATGCGCATGGCGCTCGCCGCCCGTGCCGACGAGGCCCTGCGCGCCTTCTTCGAGTCCAACCACGAGCGCGAGATCTGGGGCTTGCTCCAGCAAGACGACCGCTTCCCCACGATGCGGGCTCAGGTCCAGGACTTCCTGGACAAGTACGGCTACCGCTGCATGAACGAGCTGAAGCTCGAAGAGAAGAACCTCAAAGAAGACCCGAGCTTCGTCTTCGCCATGGTGAAGAACTACCTCAAGATGCCCAGCCTGGACATCGCGGCGATGGAGGCCAACGAGAAGCGGATCCGCACCGAGGCCGAGACCCTGGTCCGCCAGAAGCTCGGAGGCAATCCGCTCAAGCACGCCTTCTTCAACTGGGTGCTCATGAACGCTCGCCGGCACGTGAAGAACCGCGAGAACATGCGCTTTGCGCGCACCAAGATCTTCGGCCTGCTGCGCGACATGTTCCAGTCCATCGGGCGCACCTTCGCCGGCTGGGACCTGCTCGACGACGCCCAGGACGTGTTCTACCTCAACCTCGACGAGATCTGGGGCTTCATCCAGGGCACGGCGACCAGCACCAACCTCAGGGGCCTCGCCGCCCTGCGCAAGGAGGAATTCGCCCGCTACCGCGCCGAGGAGATCGACGACCGCTTCAAGAGCTACGGGACGGTCCACTTCGCCAACCACTTCGTCGGCGAGCAGCCCGAAGACCAGGGCGAGAGCGATCCCAACGTGCTCAAGGGCATCAGCTGCTGCCCCGGCGTGGTCAAGGAGAAGGTGCGGGTCATCCGCTCGCCCGAGGACGACATGCGCCTCAACGGCGAGATCCTCGTCGCCGAGCGCACCGATCCGGGCTGGGTCCCCCTCTACCCGGCGGCCTCCGGCCTGCTCATCGAGCGCGGCAGCATCCTGAGCCACTCGGCCATCGTGGCCCGCGAGCTGGGGCTGCCCACCATCGTGGGCATCAAGGGCCTCACCCGTCGGGTCCAGGACGGCCAGGTGGTCGAGATGGACGCCCGTCAAGGAACCGTTCGTCTTTAA
- a CDS encoding BtaA family protein has translation MTAGLTNPTLVAGQQERAIEDHALRSEVAGRPFFRAIGYSNCWEDPAILQEALQVQPGDVCFSITSGGCNTLSLLLHDPARVVALDFNPSQNHLLRFKIAAFKGLEHGELLELIGVRPSSRRPELYQRIRPLLSDEARAYWDANQKQVARGVLYAGRLERYLLAFGALMRLIYGRKKLRALFDCATLDEQRAYYDRHIDGPIWRGIFDVFFSRAVMTRAKDKEHFRLVDFDGFGKIFRGRAAHAFTGIPIRDNYFLALILLGSYLDEEALPPYLAAENFAAMRERVERVELVTGEIERYLLSVPDDTFDKFNVSNLFDWISEPNFVRLHQEIVRVGRKGGRMANWNTLLARAIPAEKVPEIERQADAAQGLLKRDRAFLYANFEVGVIRKA, from the coding sequence ATGACGGCAGGTTTGACCAATCCAACTCTCGTGGCGGGCCAACAAGAGCGGGCGATCGAGGATCACGCCCTGCGCAGCGAGGTGGCAGGGCGCCCTTTCTTCCGGGCCATTGGCTACAGCAACTGCTGGGAGGACCCGGCCATCCTCCAGGAGGCCTTGCAGGTTCAGCCGGGTGACGTCTGCTTCTCGATTACCTCGGGGGGCTGCAACACCCTCAGCCTGCTCTTGCACGATCCGGCCCGGGTGGTCGCCCTGGACTTCAACCCCAGCCAGAACCATCTGCTGCGCTTCAAGATCGCTGCCTTCAAAGGCCTGGAGCACGGTGAGCTTCTCGAACTGATCGGGGTCCGTCCCTCCAGCCGCCGTCCGGAGCTGTACCAGCGGATCCGGCCGCTCTTGAGCGACGAGGCCCGCGCTTACTGGGATGCCAACCAGAAGCAGGTCGCTCGCGGCGTCCTGTACGCCGGTCGCCTCGAGCGCTACCTGCTCGCCTTCGGCGCGCTGATGCGCCTCATCTACGGCCGCAAGAAGCTGCGCGCCCTCTTCGACTGCGCGACTCTCGACGAGCAGCGGGCCTACTACGATCGCCACATCGACGGGCCCATCTGGCGCGGGATCTTCGACGTCTTCTTCAGCCGAGCGGTCATGACTCGGGCCAAGGACAAGGAGCACTTCCGGCTGGTCGACTTCGACGGCTTCGGCAAGATCTTCCGGGGCCGCGCCGCGCACGCTTTCACCGGGATCCCCATCCGGGACAACTACTTCCTGGCGCTCATCCTCCTGGGGAGCTACCTGGACGAGGAGGCGCTGCCCCCTTATCTGGCTGCCGAGAACTTCGCCGCCATGCGCGAGCGGGTGGAGCGAGTGGAGCTTGTCACCGGCGAGATCGAGCGCTACCTCTTGAGCGTGCCGGACGACACCTTCGACAAGTTCAACGTCTCCAACCTTTTCGACTGGATCAGCGAGCCCAACTTCGTGCGCCTGCACCAGGAGATCGTGCGGGTCGGCCGCAAGGGCGGTCGCATGGCCAACTGGAACACCCTCTTGGCCCGCGCCATCCCGGCGGAAAAGGTGCCCGAGATCGAGCGTCAGGCGGATGCCGCCCAAGGGCTTCTGAAGCGCGATCGCGCCTTCCTCTACGCCAACTTCGAGGTCGGCGTCATCCGCAAGGCCTGA